A segment of the Lelliottia amnigena genome:
GGCGACTGGAAGATGATTTTTGATCGTAATAGCAAACCTAAATATCTCTATAACCTTAAGCTGGACCGCGGCGAGACAATGAATCAGCTCGGCAAACAACCCGTGCTGGAGCAAAAAATGGTGGCTGCGTTAGAACGCTATCAGTCCAGTATTGAAAATGATTCACTCATGAAAGCCAGGGGCGATAAACCTACACCGGTAGACTGGAACTAAAGGATTTTCATGGCCTTGCGATTAATTTTACAAGGCCATAATACGAAGGAGTTAAAATGAAAAGTTGCCATGTCATGGTCAAACCTACCGGTGCAATATGCAATCTTGCCTGCGATTACTGTTTTTATCTTGAAAAGGCACAGCTCTATCCAGAACGTAAAACGCGCAGCATGGACGATGCAACACTGACACAATTTATTCACCAGCATATTGCTGCGCAGGAAACGGATGAGGTTATTTTCGCCTGGCAGGGCGGTGAACCCACGCTGGCAGGTTTAGCGTTTTACCAGCGCGCCGTAACCTTGCAAAAACAATTCTCGCAGGGTAAGACGATCCTGAACACCTTTCAGACCAACGGGATCCTTCTCAATGACGATTGGTGTCATTTCTTCCATCAGCACAATTTTCTGATTGGTATTTCAATAGACGGTGATGCGCTTCTGCATGACGCTTTTCGTAAAACTGTTTCAGGAAAACCAACCCATCAGCGCGTTGTAGAGGCGGTCGAATTACTCAAGAAATACAAGGTGCAGTTTAATACACTGACGGTAGTCAATGCCCTGAACAGCCAATATCCCGTCCGGGTGTATGAATATCTAAAAAGTTTAGGCAGTCATCATATGCAGTTTATTCCCCTGCTGGAAACCACAGCCGAAGGAATAGATGAACGCAGCGTGACGCCGTCAAGTTTTGGCATTTTTTTAAAAACGATATTTTATCACTGGATACGTCGTGATATTGGGGTCATAGAAATTCCTTTTTTTGAACACACGTTTGCCGCATGGTGTGGTTTACCGGCACTGACGTGCGTGTTTTCACCGACGTGCGGCAACGCTTTTGCCCTTGAACAAAATGGTGATCTCTATCAATGTGACCATTTCGTAAATAAAGCAAATTTATTGGGTAATATACAGCACAGCACCATTGGCGAAATGCTGGACAGCGATGCCAACCGGCTATTCGGGCAAAACAAGCAACCGGTGGCACCAGAATGTATTAACTGCGACATCAAATTCGCGTGCCACGGGGGATGTCCAAAAGATCGTATATCTCATTCTTCACGGGGTGTCGCTGAACTCAATTATTTTTGTAGCAGTTACCAGACCTTTTTCAGATATACCGAGCCTTATATGCTGATGATGAAGTCTCTTCTCAACGAAGGATATTCGCCGTCAGATATTCGTCATACATTGTGTGAATAGAGAATAAATTTCATGAATCAATGGGAACATGTCAATTGTTGCAAAAATGTAGCGTGTTCCTTTTTTGGTATGGCTAATCATGTGCCCTATAAATTCATCGGACAAAATGGATTATGTCCGGAATGCGGTGATATTTTTCCGATTATCTCAACATCAGCACTCAGCGCTTTTAATCAACAAAGTAATAAATCCTATCCAGAGATATTAGTGTATTGCCCGACATGCGGGCAGGGTGATGCGTTAATTCGTCACGGGCGCGGACCTGCTGGCGCGCAACGCTGGCGTTGTAGCACCTGTAATATCTCTTTTACGGATGAATCTACCTCCATTAAGGATAATCCAGGGGTTCAGCCCCTCACAGAGTGCATTGCCGCTGGGGGAGATTTCAAGCTATTAGGCGAGAAAAACCAAACATTAAGTCGCGTTTTTACGCATCTGGCATTTTCAGCCAGATTTGAACAAGTTCATTTGCCGACAGTTACGCTGAGCGGGGAATATTCGACCATCACTTTTACGGTAGAATTTAATGGCAGTCACAATAACCTCTACGTTATTGCCACGGCTGACAATAAAACAGGTCGCGTGATCGCGGTTTCAACCAACTACGTGGCGCTTAAGAACGGGATTTCCCCCGACTGGTGGTATCCGTCAATGCCTGCCGAAAGCGGTTTCTCACCCATTCTGGTAAGAAAAGTCTTTGATAAGGATAGAGTCATTAGTCGACGACCCTTTTTGTTTGATATTGCGTATGGTCCTGCCAATGTTCGAGCTAACGACCCAGGCACAATTGTCAAACCGGTGCTTGCCGCTTATCGCCATTTTGCACTGGTACATGCATTAACCCATCATCGTTTGCTCTCGGTTCATCACTGGCTTGAGCATGAATGCTTTATTTACGGGGCATGCTTAATGGCCAACCGAAGAGATATTGCGCAGCAGCGCTGCAATATTAGTTTTGTCTACGAGGAGGGATCCTTAGATACAAAACAACGCCTGCGCAGTGAGACGGTGAGGTCGGATATTGTCTGGCGTGATACCTGGAATTGTTATTCGCAGAAAAATTACAATCTCGCTGTTTGTCATCTCACCGGGAAAATTAATCGGTCGTCATTCCGTCAGGCAACACTCAAACCCGCACGTGCGTTTCAGGACTATCTTTTCAGCCATCCTATTTGGCCTCAGTTAACCCGGCTCGCACCGCGTAATGTCGTGCATCTGCTGGAATATCTGGCGGCAGAATATAATCGGGGACGGTGAAAAAAATCTCAGACCCGGTTAATACGTCCATCTCCATAAATCATATATTAATAAGGAAATAAATTATGACGCTCTCTTATATCAATGCAGCGCCTGCTCCCCGTCCGTCGATTGCTCAGGGCATTAATCCTGACGATCCTATTGTGGTGAGCCATAACCAGATTTATAGCGCTTTAATGGAACAGGTGACGACTTCGCACACTCAGGATAATGCCCTGGTTTTTTTGGATCCCTTTACGACCTCACCGTTAAGTTTTTATATTGGCATATGGTCTGACGCCAGCGATACGGCAACGATTAGCGTATCTGACGTTAATGGTAACTTTCCCGTTATGACGTTTACTCAGCCCGTTGTAGCTGGCGCAAATTTAATTCCCGCCGCCGGATTACTGCCGGGCATTCAAAATAAGGTCACGGTGGTATCCGCGTCTGGCTCAACGCTTTTACCGTTAATTGAAACGGCCCCTTTGCCGCCCACCGATGCCGACGTCAGCGACCCCACCGATCCCGCCAACTATAATTTATTCCCGCAGATTACGGTTAATTCGCTGGCCGCCGATGAATCACTCCTGGCCGACGGCCTCTATTTTATCTCGTATTTTGATCGTAATAATCTTGCGCTGGATAACAAAGGCAATGTGCGCTGGTATACGGTGAAATCGATGCCGTCGAATAATTTACTGCGCCTGGCGAATGGGCATTTCGTCTCTTCCGCCGTTGCCCAGAGCGGTTATCTGAAGATGTATGAATTCGACATGGTGGGTCGCGTTCACGCTATGTACGATCTTGATAATGCCTTTCATCACTCGTTGTATCAGCAGTCTTCCGCATACGCCTATAAGGGCGTGAACAACTGTTTGGTTGCTGCGTCGGAATATATGCCGGGTACGCGGCCAGACGGCGGATTAAGCATTGAGGATGGCGTATCAATCATCAGTCTCGAAACCGGCGAGGAGATTGATTACTACGATATGGTGCAGGTTTTGGGGTTGAGTCGCGCAGAACGGCCATCCAACCCACCGGACACGGCCGGTGGCACGCTTGACTGGCTGCACATTAATCAGGCGTATATTAACGAAACGAATAATATGTTGATCACCTCTGGTCGGAATCAGAGTGTCGTTTTTGGCCTGAAAGTGGGGACCTACGACCTGAGCTTCATCATGGGAACTCACAGCGACTGGCCTGATGAGCTGAGTCGTTATCTTCTGACGCCGTTGAGAGCCGACGGCACGCCATACGACCTTACCGATCCTCAACAGGCGCAAGAAGCGGATGCTGTGTTCTGGAACTGGGGCCAACACAACGTGCTGGAAATCCCCAATGCGACACCGGGCATCATTGATATTTC
Coding sequences within it:
- a CDS encoding Transposase and inactivated derivatives; the encoded protein is MNQWEHVNCCKNVACSFFGMANHVPYKFIGQNGLCPECGDIFPIISTSALSAFNQQSNKSYPEILVYCPTCGQGDALIRHGRGPAGAQRWRCSTCNISFTDESTSIKDNPGVQPLTECIAAGGDFKLLGEKNQTLSRVFTHLAFSARFEQVHLPTVTLSGEYSTITFTVEFNGSHNNLYVIATADNKTGRVIAVSTNYVALKNGISPDWWYPSMPAESGFSPILVRKVFDKDRVISRRPFLFDIAYGPANVRANDPGTIVKPVLAAYRHFALVHALTHHRLLSVHHWLEHECFIYGACLMANRRDIAQQRCNISFVYEEGSLDTKQRLRSETVRSDIVWRDTWNCYSQKNYNLAVCHLTGKINRSSFRQATLKPARAFQDYLFSHPIWPQLTRLAPRNVVHLLEYLAAEYNRGR
- the chuR_1 gene encoding radical SAM protein; amino-acid sequence: MKSCHVMVKPTGAICNLACDYCFYLEKAQLYPERKTRSMDDATLTQFIHQHIAAQETDEVIFAWQGGEPTLAGLAFYQRAVTLQKQFSQGKTILNTFQTNGILLNDDWCHFFHQHNFLIGISIDGDALLHDAFRKTVSGKPTHQRVVEAVELLKKYKVQFNTLTVVNALNSQYPVRVYEYLKSLGSHHMQFIPLLETTAEGIDERSVTPSSFGIFLKTIFYHWIRRDIGVIEIPFFEHTFAAWCGLPALTCVFSPTCGNAFALEQNGDLYQCDHFVNKANLLGNIQHSTIGEMLDSDANRLFGQNKQPVAPECINCDIKFACHGGCPKDRISHSSRGVAELNYFCSSYQTFFRYTEPYMLMMKSLLNEGYSPSDIRHTLCE
- a CDS encoding arylsulfotransferase, whose product is MTLSYINAAPAPRPSIAQGINPDDPIVVSHNQIYSALMEQVTTSHTQDNALVFLDPFTTSPLSFYIGIWSDASDTATISVSDVNGNFPVMTFTQPVVAGANLIPAAGLLPGIQNKVTVVSASGSTLLPLIETAPLPPTDADVSDPTDPANYNLFPQITVNSLAADESLLADGLYFISYFDRNNLALDNKGNVRWYTVKSMPSNNLLRLANGHFVSSAVAQSGYLKMYEFDMVGRVHAMYDLDNAFHHSLYQQSSAYAYKGVNNCLVAASEYMPGTRPDGGLSIEDGVSIISLETGEEIDYYDMVQVLGLSRAERPSNPPDTAGGTLDWLHINQAYINETNNMLITSGRNQSVVFGLKVGTYDLSFIMGTHSDWPDELSRYLLTPLRADGTPYDLTDPQQAQEADAVFWNWGQHNVLEIPNATPGIIDISLFNNSNYRSRSDANSVLPQDNESRIGHYRINLNTMTVQMLAEYASGPEGYSSLCGCKQEMANGNIVVSYGGALFDSNGLPLTCDPGYSDLAFESGNGDVEGRLPLREMNADGVVLQDFTIGSGLYRNINNTPAGNVGIYRYNITCFRMYKLPLFG